A genomic stretch from Anomalospiza imberbis isolate Cuckoo-Finch-1a 21T00152 chromosome 9, ASM3175350v1, whole genome shotgun sequence includes:
- the LOC137479300 gene encoding pancreatic alpha-amylase yields the protein MQVLLLLLAAAGLCWGQYNPNTFPKRTSIVHLFEWRWQDIALECERYLAPNGFGGVQVSPPNENIVITSPNRPWWERYQPISYKICSRSGNEQEFRDMVTRCNNVGVRIYVDAVVNHMCGAAGGSGTHSTCGSYFNAGSEDFPAVPYSGWDFNDGKCHTGSGEIENYGDMYQVRDCRLSGLLDLALEKDYVRSKIAEYMNNLIDMGVAGFRIDAAKHMWPGDIKAFLDKLHNLNTEWFSAGTRPFIYQEVIDLGGEPITGSQYFGNGRVTEFKYGAKLGTVLRKWNGEKMAYLKNWGEGWGFVPSDRALVFVDNHDNQRGHGAGGASILTFWDARLYKMAVGFMLAHPYGFTRVMSSFRWPRYFENGKDVNDWYGPPSNADGSTKAVTINADTTCGNDWVCEHRWRQIRNMVIFRNVVDGEPFSNWWDNGSNQVAFGRGNKGFIIFNNDDWNMNVDVQTGLPSGTYCDVISGQKENNKCTGKQVFVSGDGKANFQINTDAEDPFIAIHVDAKL from the exons ATGCAagtccttctccttctcctcgcAGCGGCAGGGCTTTGCTGGGGGCAGTACAACCCCAACACTTTCCCTAAGAGAACTTCTATTGTGCATCTCTTTGAATGGCGCTGGCAGGATATTGCTCTGGAGTGTGAACGCTACTTAGCTCCGAATGGATTTGGAGGTGTTCAG GTTTCACCtccaaatgaaaatattgtCATTACTAGCCCGAACAGACCCTGGTGGGAACGATACCAGCCCATTAGCTACAAGATCTGCTCTCGATCAGGAAATGAACAGGAATTCAGAGACATGGTGACCAGATGCAACAATGTTGGA GTTCGTATCTATGTGGATGCTGTTGTCAACCATAtgtgtggggctgcaggtggctcAGGCACACATTCTACCTGTGGAAGCTATTTTAATGCTGGAAGCGAAGATTTTCCAGCTGTGCCATATTCCGGCTGGGATTTCAATGATGGCAAATGTCACACTGGAAGTGGAGAAATTGAAAATTATGGTGATATGTATCAG GTCCGGGACTGCCGCTTGAGTGGCCTTCTGGATCTGGCCCTGGAGAAGGACTATGTGCGCTCAAAGATTGCGGAGTACATGAACAATCTCATTGACATGGGCGTAGCAGGATTCCGAATTGATGCTGCCAAGCACATGTGGCCTGGGGACATAAAAGCATTTCTGGACAAGCTGCACAATCTAAACACTGAATGGTTTTCTGCAGGAACTAGACCTTTCATTTACCAGGAG GTAATTGACTTGGGTGGAGAGCCCATCACAGGCAGTCAGTACTTTGGAAATGGCCGAGTGACAGAATTCAAGTATGGTGCCAAACTGGGGACAGTGCTCCGCAAGTGGAATGGAGAAAAGATGGCCTACTTAAA GAACTGGGGAGAAGGCTGGGGCTTTGTGCCTTCCGACAGAGCCCTGGTCTTTGTGGATAATCATGACAACCAGAGAGGACACGGGGCTGGTGGAGCTTCTATTCTCACCTTCTGGGATGCCAG GCTCTATAAAATGGCGGTCGGTTTCATGCTTGCCCATCCATATGGGTTCACGCGTGTGATGTCAAGTTTTCGCTGGCCAAGatattttgaaaatggaaag GATGTCAATGACTGGTATGGACCCCCAAGTAATGCAGATGGCTCCACAAAGGCCGTCACAATCAACGCGGACACGACCTGTGGCAACGACTGGGTTTGTGAACATCGCTGGCGTCAAATCAG GAACATGGTTATCTTCCGTAACGTGGTGGATGGTGAGCCTTTCTCCAACTGGTGGGACAATGGCAGCAATCAAGTGGCTTTTGGCCGTGGTAATAAAGGTTTCATCATCTTCAATAACGATGACTG GAATATGAATGTGGATGTGCAAACTGGACTGCCTTCTGGTACCTACTGTGATGTTATTTCTGGACAAAAGGAGAACAACAAATGTACTGGAAAGCAGGTGTTTGTTTCTGGTGATGGAAAGGCTAATTTCCAGATTAATACCGATGCTGAAGATCCATTTATTGCAATTCATGTTGATGCCAAGTTATAA